Proteins co-encoded in one Salvia splendens isolate huo1 chromosome 4, SspV2, whole genome shotgun sequence genomic window:
- the LOC121801220 gene encoding kinesin-like protein KIN-14A, with the protein MDGWMAGLGAAQPPTTDALGQLLSEYARCLYTSQLQHLKDIAGTLATEAAEDSAQVAKLRSALESVDHKRRKILQQMKNDAEMLNLESGAAPIRSPSTSAEDARLVSLISLDSILKQVKV; encoded by the exons ATGGATGGTTGGATGGCTGGACTTGGTGCTGCCCAGCCTCCGACTACCGATGCTCTTGGACAGCTGTTATCTGAATATGCCAGATGTCTTTATACTTCACAGCTGCAACATTTGAAG GATATTGCTGGTACTTTGGCGACTGAAGCAGCGGAAGACTCTGCTCAAGTAGCTAAGCTACGTTCAGCTCTTGAATCTGTTGATCACAAGAGAAGAAAG ATTTTACAACAAATGAAAAACGACGCAGAGATGTTAAATTTAGAAAGTGGCGCTGCACCTATTCGGAGTCCTTCCACTTCTGCTGAAGATGCAAGGCTAGTGTCGTTAATCTCCCTCGACAGCATACTGAAGCAAGTCAAG